The following are encoded in a window of Synergistales bacterium genomic DNA:
- a CDS encoding cellulose biosynthesis cyclic di-GMP-binding regulatory protein BcsB: MTSALRQPAILLAVLLVPLSVLLYPTAGEAAGTDINMRRLGYPASTTREGPRTSLRVFYPLPRVEYREGSRLHWRIEPSPSLDPESSFLFRINGDAAAEHTAERLWDNPEVALPLPPRLLEGRYLEAAVEPNLFATDDLCRDLARGALSYRVSGRSRLSLSYRTPSPQTVDDFLHSLAGGLYVVLPDNPAPAEIAAGVWVYAFFQKRFAYFPVYLLYAREVETDRHAPRLWVTTGTECLPCEQTVDYGYALHGPQDLVLHGRTAEDLEMLVRQLANLPLFTAAAARNITFGRSGDLGTRREVLPLPGDLEGGGYQSVPLEIPIHPGLLETPPEDLSIRYEAAYTVAGERDRQARLDTYWNGRLLRSRLLSGSGRVADELFIPAETGVALRNSLRLVFEYPGEGGECRYTRRTNSARLLPGGTVDGHGSFPLKRLDMDSFGLFLGGRGSILLGDLNSMDLVKSAAELLYSFSRRYPEGGLPLPQGGASGR, encoded by the coding sequence ATGACATCTGCGTTGCGGCAGCCTGCGATCCTGCTGGCGGTGCTCCTCGTTCCGCTTTCTGTTCTGTTGTACCCCACGGCCGGCGAGGCGGCCGGGACCGACATCAACATGCGCCGGCTGGGTTACCCAGCCTCGACAACCCGTGAGGGGCCCCGGACATCCCTGAGGGTGTTCTATCCCCTGCCCCGGGTGGAATACCGCGAGGGGAGCCGGCTCCACTGGCGGATCGAACCGTCGCCGTCGCTGGATCCGGAGAGCTCCTTCCTCTTTAGGATCAACGGCGACGCGGCGGCGGAGCACACCGCGGAACGCCTCTGGGACAACCCGGAGGTAGCCCTCCCCCTGCCGCCCCGTCTCCTGGAGGGCCGGTACCTGGAGGCCGCTGTAGAGCCCAACCTCTTCGCCACCGACGACCTCTGCCGCGACCTCGCCCGGGGGGCGCTCTCCTACCGGGTGTCCGGCCGGAGCCGCCTCAGCCTCTCCTACCGGACACCGTCGCCGCAGACGGTGGACGACTTCCTCCACTCCCTGGCGGGCGGACTCTATGTGGTGCTCCCCGACAACCCGGCGCCCGCGGAGATCGCCGCGGGGGTCTGGGTCTACGCCTTTTTCCAGAAGCGTTTCGCCTACTTTCCGGTCTACCTCCTCTACGCCCGGGAGGTGGAGACCGACCGCCACGCGCCGCGCCTCTGGGTGACCACGGGCACGGAGTGCCTCCCCTGCGAGCAGACCGTGGACTACGGCTACGCCCTCCACGGCCCGCAGGACCTGGTGCTCCACGGCAGGACCGCCGAGGACCTGGAGATGCTGGTGCGGCAGCTCGCCAATCTACCCCTCTTCACGGCGGCGGCGGCCCGGAACATCACCTTCGGCCGCTCCGGCGACCTGGGGACCCGCAGGGAGGTTCTGCCCCTCCCCGGCGACCTGGAGGGCGGCGGCTACCAGTCGGTCCCCCTGGAGATCCCCATCCACCCGGGACTGCTGGAGACGCCGCCGGAGGATCTCTCCATCCGCTACGAGGCCGCCTACACCGTGGCCGGCGAGAGGGACAGGCAGGCGCGGCTGGATACCTACTGGAACGGCCGGCTCCTCCGCAGCCGGCTGCTGAGCGGCTCGGGCCGGGTGGCCGACGAGCTCTTCATCCCCGCCGAGACGGGCGTCGCCCTGCGCAACAGCCTGCGTCTGGTCTTCGAGTATCCCGGCGAAGGCGGCGAGTGCCGCTATACCCGGCGGACCAACAGCGCCCGCCTCCTCCCCGGCGGCACGGTGGACGGCCACGGCTCCTTCCCCCTGAAGAGGCTGGACATGGACAGCTTCGGCCTCTTCCTCGGCGGCAGGGGCAGCATTCTGCTGGGTGATCTGAACTCCATGGATCTCGTCAAGAGCGCCGCGGAGCTGCTCTACTCCTTCAGCCGCCGCTATCCCGAGGGGGGTCTACCTCTTCCCCAGGGTGGAGCCTCTGGACGATGA
- a CDS encoding glycosyltransferase — translation MPRRLGEVLVEGGYISPADLEEALEKQKTWRTALGNILLALGKVNSLQLAMALSEAFGVPYHDPTVMPPDDATLQMVVQSVGEACLRRYSVLPVKQEDGTLYVVSSHPEWDEPMEEIARKTGMQVERLVASERDMTRALRALFHREYLDESVMGLFYRNPDESAIEPFTSRQFAAIYLLLSFGLFGLWAFPRALLLSLFALINIFYLISIGFKFAASMAGAYTEINEQVSDEEVAALDDESLPFYTVLLPMYREPEVVAPLVESLKALDYPTGKLDVKLLLEEEDEETLEALHREQPPAHFEIIRVPYAQPKTKPKACNYGLLFARGEYLTIYDAEDIPEPDQLKKVVVAFRKGPANLICVQAALNYFNRDQNLLTRMFTLEYSYWFDYMLPGIERLKLPIPLGGTSNHFKTDVLKELGGWDPFNVTEDADLGVRAGAHNLRVATVNATTYEEANSRVYNWIRQRSRWIKGYMQTYLVHMRRPVQQYRRIGGRAFWGFQMMIGGTFLTFLINPILWALFIFWLIFRPLWLETFFPPTILVMSYINLVVGNAVGIYMNMLAVFRRDQFQLTLYALVNPFYWILHSIAAYKALWQLFTKPFYWEKTVHGLAKK, via the coding sequence ATGCCTAGACGGCTCGGCGAGGTGCTGGTGGAGGGCGGCTATATCAGCCCTGCCGACCTGGAGGAGGCCCTGGAGAAGCAGAAGACCTGGCGGACGGCGCTGGGGAACATCCTGCTGGCCCTGGGGAAGGTCAACAGCCTCCAGCTGGCCATGGCGCTCTCCGAGGCCTTTGGGGTGCCCTACCACGACCCGACGGTGATGCCCCCCGACGACGCCACCCTGCAGATGGTCGTCCAGTCGGTGGGCGAGGCCTGCCTCCGGCGGTACAGTGTGCTGCCGGTGAAACAGGAGGACGGCACCCTCTATGTGGTGAGCTCCCATCCCGAGTGGGACGAGCCCATGGAGGAGATCGCCCGCAAAACGGGGATGCAGGTGGAGCGGCTGGTGGCCAGCGAACGTGACATGACCCGGGCGCTGCGGGCGCTCTTCCACAGGGAGTATCTCGACGAGAGCGTCATGGGGCTCTTCTACCGCAACCCCGACGAATCGGCCATCGAACCCTTCACCTCCCGGCAGTTCGCGGCGATCTACCTGCTGCTCTCCTTCGGGCTCTTCGGCCTCTGGGCCTTCCCCCGGGCGCTGCTGCTGTCGCTCTTTGCGCTGATCAATATCTTCTACCTCATCTCCATCGGCTTCAAGTTCGCGGCCTCCATGGCCGGCGCCTACACGGAGATCAACGAGCAGGTCTCCGACGAGGAGGTGGCCGCGCTGGACGACGAGAGCCTGCCGTTCTACACGGTGCTGCTGCCCATGTACCGCGAGCCCGAGGTGGTGGCTCCCCTGGTGGAATCCCTGAAGGCTCTCGACTACCCCACAGGCAAGCTGGATGTCAAGTTACTCCTGGAGGAGGAGGACGAGGAGACCCTGGAGGCGCTCCACCGGGAGCAGCCCCCGGCGCACTTCGAGATCATCCGTGTCCCCTACGCCCAGCCCAAGACCAAGCCCAAGGCCTGCAACTACGGGCTGCTCTTCGCCCGCGGGGAGTACCTCACCATCTACGACGCCGAGGATATCCCCGAACCGGACCAGCTCAAGAAGGTGGTGGTGGCCTTCCGCAAGGGGCCCGCCAACCTGATCTGCGTCCAGGCGGCGCTGAACTACTTCAACCGCGACCAGAACCTCCTCACCAGGATGTTCACCCTGGAGTACTCCTACTGGTTCGACTACATGCTCCCCGGTATCGAGCGGCTCAAGCTGCCCATCCCGCTGGGGGGGACGTCGAACCACTTCAAGACCGATGTCCTCAAGGAGCTGGGGGGATGGGATCCCTTCAACGTCACCGAGGACGCCGATCTGGGGGTCCGGGCGGGCGCGCACAACCTGCGGGTGGCCACGGTGAACGCCACCACCTACGAGGAGGCCAACAGCCGGGTCTACAACTGGATCCGCCAGCGTTCCAGGTGGATCAAGGGATACATGCAGACCTATCTGGTCCACATGCGCCGACCGGTGCAGCAGTACCGCCGGATCGGCGGCCGGGCCTTCTGGGGTTTCCAGATGATGATCGGGGGGACCTTCCTCACCTTCCTCATCAACCCCATCCTCTGGGCGCTCTTCATCTTCTGGCTGATCTTCCGCCCCCTCTGGCTGGAGACCTTCTTCCCGCCGACCATCCTGGTGATGTCCTACATCAACCTGGTGGTGGGCAACGCCGTGGGGATCTACATGAACATGCTGGCGGTCTTCCGGCGCGACCAGTTCCAGCTGACCCTCTACGCCCTGGTCAACCCCTTCTACTGGATCCTGCACTCCATCGCCGCCTACAAGGCGCTCTGGCAGCTCTTCACCAAGCCCTTCTACTGGGAGAAGACCGTCCATGGCCTGGCCAAGAAGTAG